One region of Miscanthus floridulus cultivar M001 chromosome 19, ASM1932011v1, whole genome shotgun sequence genomic DNA includes:
- the LOC136526608 gene encoding uncharacterized protein: protein MSETDKMKVDATELARKIASELMSEQTKFFIEEMKKMQDEMSKMKEELSKKVDDALSGKNDGNRSYIGGDKENSEGRGIYSSTSFDYGQLTKGPIEIVEVGVFIPTDEDREITLEEAYNLHQNAQAVSMLISSLSQDEFNKVNGVESAKAIWDILKVSFEGDSSVGKGNIELLQGELERFVFLQGETTQALFDRLMALVNRIRALGSKEWDDNRVARKMLRTYRAKNNMLASMIMERPRYNKSAAINATQQHESKSSSQEKNKVKVDSSSEEESDEEVALVIRNLRRFMKKKSNRKTYGDDKKRFKKRFCYGCGDIGHFIADCPKEKKKGKYNKDDDKKNKKKSRGEAHIGEEWESNDNSGDSSDDDKKKKKKGAANIAIHDSSSSTTLLQHGFITKVLRRPSFITKALLQPHQQ from the exons AAGGTCGATGCCACCGAGCTTGCTAGGAAGATTGCAAGTGAGTTGATGTCTGAGCAAACAAAGTTTTTCATAGAAGAgatgaagaagatgcaagatgagatgagcaagatgaaggaagaattgagcaagaaggtggATGATGCGTTGAGTGGCAAGAATGATGGCAACAGAAGTTATATTGGTGGAGACAAGGAAAATAGTGAAGGAAGAGGGATCTATTCAAGTAccagttttgactatggacaactcaccAAAGGCCCCATC GAGATTGTGGAGGTTGGTGTGTTCATTCCCACTGACGAGGATAGAGAAATAACTCTGGAAGAAGCTTACAATCTTCATCAAAATGCTCAAGCTGTGTCCATGCTCATTTCAAGCTTAAGCCAAGATGAGTTTAACAAAGTTAATGGAGTTGAAAGTGCCAAGGCGATTTGGGATATCTTGAAAGTATCCTTTGAAGGAGATAGCAGTGTgggaaaaggcaacattgagctACTTCAAGGTGAATTAGAAAGGTTTGTGTTCTTGCAAGGAGAAACAACACAAGCtttgtttgataggctcatggcattggtcaatcgcataagagctcttggtagcaaaGAATGGGATGATAATagagttgctagaaagatgttgagaacatatagagccaagaacaacatgcttgcTTCCATGATCATGGAGAGACcca GATACAACAAGAGTGCAGCCATAAATGCTACTCAACAACATGAAAGCAAAAGCTCAAGCCAAGAGAAGAATAAAGTGAAGGTtgactcctcaagtgaagaagagtcCGATGAAGAGGTTGCTCTAGTCATTAGAAACCTTAgaagattcatgaagaagaagagcaatcggaagacctatggtgatgacaAGAAGCGATTCAAGAAAAGATTTTGTTATGGTTGTGGTGACATTGGTCATTTTATTGCCGACTGCccaaaagagaagaagaaaggtaAGTACAATAaggatgatgataagaagaacaagaagaaaagTAGGGGTGAAGCTCATATTggtgaagaatgggagtcaaatgataatagtggtgactcaagtgatgatgataagaaaaagaagaagaaaggggcTGCAAATATTGCTATTCATGACTCCTCATCATCAACCACTCTTCTCCAACATGGCTTCATCACCAAAGTTCTTCGCCGACCTAGCTTCATCaccaaggctcttctccaacctcatcaacAATGA